From Poecile atricapillus isolate bPoeAtr1 chromosome 13, bPoeAtr1.hap1, whole genome shotgun sequence, one genomic window encodes:
- the LOC131584243 gene encoding basic proline-rich protein-like — translation MVRTAGRAAPCTAALRSGGRAGAPLPRAARSGAGAAPAQPRREAPPPGSLTCRPRGGGGPGRCGRAAASPRSALGAEPRPLRPLTPPFPAPPAAAPRVPRRHRPRSGHAPGHAPDTPTPVTPQTHPHPATPPPDTPIPGHAPDTPTGALPAPGGSRRPHAPERPGAAGPGRDRPGGSGASEHRVRAGNSRQKRCPARSLRGEVPRAQRGCQGAERGCSVPWSTRPRRAGAGIARTGGPGLGGGPEVALGSEVALARVQCPRVARPSRGGLPAGAGGEPGAIGAAHGSARGDSLWAPGGKLVAAGTWTHSGAWGSRVPEVVGEAETGGGTATCRREGDGAHPAGSGTAALQCGTGSEDVPSAASLPTSQSFRLERPARDTMSREELVARRGEGGVPSLA, via the exons ATGGTCCGCACCGCCGGCCGCGCCGCCCCATGCACCGCCGCGCTGCGCTCCGGGGGCCGCGCCGGGGCTCCCCTCCCGCGGGCGGCGCGCAGCGGTGCGGGGGCCGCGCCGGCCCAGCCGCGCAGGGAGGCGCCGCCGCCGGGCAGCCTCACATGCCGGccccgcggcgggggcgggccggggcggtGCGGGAGGGCGGCGGCGAGCCCGCGGTCAGCGCTGGGCGCGGAGCCccggccgctccgcccgctCACGCCTCCATTTCCTGCTCCGCCGGCGGCCGCACCGCGAGTCCCGCGGCGGCACCGCCCCCGGAGCGGCCACGCCCCCGGCCACGCCCCGGACACACCCACACCGGTCACTCCCCAGACACACCCACACCCGGCCACGCCCCCCCCCGACACACCCATACCCGGCCACGCCCCGGACACACCCACGGGCGCGCTCCCCGCCCCGGGCGGGTCCCGCAGGCCGCACGCCCCCGAGCgccccggggcggcggggccgggcagggatcggccggggggctcgggggccTCGGAGCACCGGGTCAGGGCCGGGAACAGCCGCCAGAAGCGCTGCCCTGCTCGGTCCCTCCGAGGGGAAGTGCCAAGGGCACAGCGCGGGTGTcagggagcggagcggggctgcTCGGTGCCCTGGAGCACACGGCCGCGGCGAGCCGGTGCTGGCATCGCACGGACGGGCGGCCCTGGGCTCGGAG GTGGCCCGGAGGTGGCCCTGGGCTCGGAGGTGGCCCTGGCCCGGGTGCAGTGCCCTCGGGTGGCCCGGCCCAGCCGTGGTGGGCTCCCCGCAGGGGCTGGCGGGGAGCCAGGAGCCATCGGAGCAGCccatggcagtgccaggggtgACTCGCTGTGGGCTCCAGGGGGAAAGCTCGTGGCAGCTGGAACGTGGACACACTCCGGAGCGTGGGGAAGCCGGGTTCCAGAAGTAGTTGGGGAGGCAGAGACAGGCGGCGGTACGGCCACATGCCGCAGGGAGGGTGACGGTGCCCACCCCGCgggctctggcacagctgccctgcagtgTGGGACCGGCAGTGAGGACGTGCCCTCCGCAGCTTCTCTCCCCACATCTCAGTCATTTCGGCTGGAGCGGCCAGCCCGTGACACGATGTCCCGAGAGGAGCTGGTGGCACGCCGTGGGGAGGGTGGCGTGCCCAGCCTGGCGTGA